The Danio aesculapii chromosome 22, fDanAes4.1, whole genome shotgun sequence genomic sequence TGTATTCTAGCTCGGGTCGTCTTCTCTCAATCACTTGCTTCTCCTTATCTTTCGATTTCTTATATTCCCTTTTCTCTTCCTCCATTAGCCGTCTGGCTAATTCCTTAAatcataaaacacaaaataatcagGTCTGGGATGTCCCCAAAATCAattgccaaaaaaattaaattcaactTGCCGTACCTCATCTTGTGCAACTTGAGCTGCTCGTTTGTCAATTTGAACAGCCTGAAAAAAGAAGACAGATGGTTACTTTTTTGTACTACAGATAGTTAATAATTATAACCACAGAAACTCGAGATACTTTTAATTCTTCATCCTGTAGTTTGCGTGCCACCTCCAGGTCTCTAAACTCTTGGTCATGTAGCTCTAACTGGGCCAGTCCATGTGTTGCTTCCTTCATGCCATACTCTCCTCGTACCTTGCGGCCTGCAGGGGGCATAACAAGACATCAGTCCACAGGAAAACACGCTTCTGCCATGTAATTTAGAGGTCTTCAACACTGTTCCTGAGGACCTACTTTCCAACAGAGCTTAGTTCCAGCTCTAATCAAACAAACTGGAACCTGCTAACCAAATTCTTCAGTATCACCTGAATCACAGGTAAAATAAACTTAAGGCTTTGCAAAATATGCCTACTTTCATACTATTTAGTATATAGAAAAAAGAAGTCTGAATCGGTTTTTATAAAAGTAGGTGAGAAGTATGTGGATGATCTACACCAGGGGTAACTAATCCTGCTCCTGTCATGCATATTATAGCTCCTACACtaattaaagtgttagttcactcaaaaattaaaattataatgttaatcatataccctcatgtcgttccaatgcCCAGAGGTGTTTGttcgtcttcagaacacaaattaagtgaAATCTGAGACCCCTCACATCCTGCATAGACCGCAAGGTTCCAGATTTGTTCAAAGTTCAGAAAGATACCAAAAACATCTACAAAACAGACGCAGAGTTCTTGATAATTTGATATTCTGATTGTACCACTGaattatcttaatttgtgtcCCAAAGACGAATGAAAGTCTTATTTTtgttggggtgaactaaccctaaaCATCTGAACTGGCTGATAAAAGGTTTTATTAGGCTTATTATACTATTGGACAATGGCCTGCCAGGACCTTGACCTAATTCTTCTAgtaagattctgaagtgtgcatccactGGAGACTTTACTGTTCTATGAAGCCATtgaagagaatttatgaatgtcAGTAAAGTGACAGACAACATGGCAAGATCACGGTGCAATAAATCCAAAATCCAATCATACTACATAAATAGAAGAATAGAAGTAGAAGTGTCCATTATGGAAGACCATGATCCTGCAAGAGTTAAGCTCAAACACATTTGCCTGGAATAGAGTTCTTTCTATAGAGTTTGAGGACCTTGATAAGCTGTGTTAATAAGGGTTAGAGCTGAACTTTGTAAGAAAACGTCCCTCCGGGAACAAGTTTAGACACCTTTGATACAGATCATACCTTTTAACATTCACAAAGATTCTTTAAAAGTATGCGATTTCAAGTGTCTCCAGAAACAGTGTTGAAGACCTCTGCAGTAATATAGTCAAACAGCATTCAGAGATTTGTTTTGGGATTGAGAAGGGATGATCAAAAATGCAAGTTGCAAAGTTTTAGTGCACAAGATTCCTGCAAACCAAAATCACCAATAAAGAGGAAAAAGGAAATCAAGAGTATCCCTTGACAGCACTCCCACCACCAGTAGCACCGCAGGCTCACTCAAACACATGGACACAGGTCCATACCTCTCTCTCTGGAGGAATAGCCAGGGGATTGGCCATCATTTGAGTGGCCTCTGAAAGTGGGCTCCTCAAACACCTCACTGGGACCAATTGGAAGCTTAGGCCTGTTCTTGAAATCCTCCCACTCCAGGTTGTCTTCCGACCTTCCCCTAGAAGGGGACAGACTGTAGTCCAGTTCTCGCTCTCTACTTCTGTGCCTTTCTCTGTTCCCATCTCTACCTCGTTCTCTTTGTCTATCTCTGCTGCTATGCCCATTAATATTTTGGTCCATTGCCCTGTCCATGTTTCTGCCCCTGACATCTCCACTAAACAAGCGATCTTGACTTTTTGTTCGGTTTTGCTCTCTTTGCCTGTCCTTGGTTCTTTGTCCATCCCTTTCTCGCTCTCGATCCTTGTTCCTCTCCTTGTCCCAAACCTTGTCTCGGTCAGCAGAGTAGTCCCTATGCGGTTTCTCCTTCCGCCGCACAACAGGCTCAAAGTTGTCCCCTTGATCCTGTTTCTTCTTTCTACGGGGTTCTGTGTTATCCAGATCGAGAGGTTGGTTTCTTTCTTTCAAATGATCTTCAGAGGTTTTTGGTTGTCGATCGGGCGAGTAGTACTCCCTTCCCTTGTTTGTAATCTCTGGATGCTTCGATCGGCTGAACTCAACAGGCTCATATTCTGGATAACGACTATGGCTATTAGGATATCTTTTTCTGTCTGGGTTGGGAGAGTTGTAAGGGGAAATCATTTGGTTGTAGTCGCGGTGCTTCTCTTTTCTGTAACCTGGAGAAGTGGAATGGGGGTTCGGCTCCCGCAGGTCTGATGGAAATCGGAAGGCTGTGTGAAAGTGAGTGTGAGGGATGGGAAAAGGTGGAGTATAGAACAAGAAAGGAAATAAAACTTAACTGGGTTAGTACACATGGGTTAGTTCACTATGGATAATGCAGGAAGCAAAATGGTAAATAAAGCTTTTTCTGACTAGTACCACCATCCCACTCAAGTGAAGGTGGTACAGCCAGAATCCAGAACTGTGCCACAAATACAAAACTGATCAAAATTTAACTGTACTTTGAAAGCCATTAAACTGCATTTTGCCATATTTTAGACTTGCTTTTAATATAAAAACTTATACACATAACAAAATgattcatatttaaaaatgtttcaatatatttaaacatattttattgtgaaatatacTTACAGTAGTATAACAATGTCAACTTTATGTTAATGTTAACTTTAGATTTGACTTACTGGCTGTAAACCAGCTTGTTTCTCATTCAAATACTCCagatttcaaaatattaaaacctTATTCCCTTTTCTACAACCTAATCTCAAATTAGTGCACACTGTAGGGGTTTATAAAAGGCCCACACGCTTTTCCATTCCGATTTATGCCAAACCAACCATGACTCTGAGACACAAATAGCTTGTTAACCCTCCTCCAGCAATTTCATCAGAGATTCTAAAGTGGTGGGTTTAGATAAACATGTCTGATCTCTTCCTTGTTGCAGAAATGCAGCACAGGCCTAATTGTTTACATCCTGGCGTGAGAAAGGAGCTTAGCTATTCTGTCATGGTTCAAAAGAGAGCGAGCTAAAGATACTCCCTCAAGCGTTCTCAGAGATGGTGAATTTTTTATGTTGTGCCCTGTGGGTGGTTGCTAATCCGTGCTTACCATGGCAGGGTCATTGCGAACAAAATATAAACACTGAAGAAACGCATAAAGAGCCAAAGTTTCATTCTTTAGGGTTTGGGTTTCATTGAAATTAACTCTTCATTAAGCACCTATGAATGGTAGATCTGAGTGTTTAACGAGGCAAGCAGACCCTATGGGAACAATACCAGCCAACCAGAAAGAGGCcctaaacacattaaaatgattGCATGAGAGAATGATTACATAACACGTGAAAACAAACAGTTAGAATGCAAATACTGGCACGCAAGGGCGGATAGGGTTAACAGATGCAGTATTGACATGAACAACTGGCATGTCCAGTTTTGTAGCATTTGTTGCTAAATAGTAATCCATTACGAACACAAGATGGTCTGCTGGTGCCATTTTAGATACAAAGCAAGAATGCCTTCTTAGAGATCCCTAATGTTGTTTAAACAAACATCAGATGCGCACTAACATGCGGTCAAGTCATTCGAAATATTGTTTAACTTCACAACAAACAGATCAAAGTATCTGGAGTGCTTGGGGCTTGTAATGCATGAAATGTGCGTTGATGACAGTAATCAGTTCGTAGAGCGCAAATACTTCTGAAAATGCTGAAACAGGACAGTACCAACGTATGatatgtgtaaatgtaaaatgtacatCAATGTCCTATCTTCATTTGACTCCTACATCTGGTCCTGACTACATAAGTACTAaacaatatgttttgtttttttattttaatgtttgttcaGTTACTTTGTTTTCAATTTATAGCTTTTAGTTTCGGTAATAACAACTTGGATCAGTGTGATAACTTAAGCGTTTATTACTGGTTCGTTGAAAgaacatttttgtgtgaattggTTGTACTGTGTTTTCTTATGCAACTAACAATGTCATGTTGCCTGTTGTTGTATCACTTCAAACATACGTACTTATGGCATTTCAAAACATTTGCAGGAAATCCTACAACCACTTCTTTTCCAGCTATCAAAACTGTTTACCAATCAAAAATCCTAATGTGCTTCTCTACAAACTTCCACCTTTACCCAACTGCAGTCCTTCCAGCAGGCGGTGCTGGTctaccaaggttattatagttaacaaaaacgaacaaaaaaacgaaaactagaattgaaaaaacattttgttaactgaaataaaaacaaaaaacaagagttTTTAGAATGAACTAAAACGGTATGGCGTACATGCAAAActaactgaactaaatttataacaaaaacatcgttcgttttcatctttgtaaatgtatttaataaataaaccttttagaagtaaaactatttacagttgaggtcagaattattagctccctttgatttttttgattttttaaatatttcccaaatgatgtttaacagagcaaggaaattttcacagtatgtctgataatattttttcttcttgtgaaagtcttatttgttttatttcggtttaatttgattaaaaatgtctacagaacaaaccatcattatacaataacttgcctaattaccctaacctgcctagttaacctaattaacctagttaagcctttaaatgtcactttaagctgtatactttaagtgtcttgaaaatatctagtcaaatattatttactgtcatcatggaaaagatgttgaaaaaaatctctccgttaaacagaaactggggaaaaaataaacgggggggtaataattgaggggggataataattatgacttaaaCTGTACTTTGCGCTGCCAGTTTCATGCACGTGAGGTGTTTATGGCACCTttagagtctgtaatcctgatgccattggccagatcaagccagcCTTCCTCCAGGCAgccctcgctgttgctcccgcaaCAAAAACAACGACTGGACATGGCAGCAACACGGTGACAATATTAAATACGGCCCGAGtagacacttaaaagtattaatttgttggatttgaatttgaggataggtagatggtagtgttcatggatctctgaatacatgtttctaaaatgtatctttggttgagttattatcatttatgatcagttattatcatttattctgatgattttgaatattGCACCTATCAAATATTctaatttataaaaaacaattaacaaaaaaaaacaaactaaaactaagaaaactaaaaccaagcaatttcaaaatataaaaactaataaaaactagtaaatctaccaccaaaaactaattaaaactaactgaatttgaaaacaaagtcaaaacgaaataaaactaaaactaacgaATAATCCCAAAACTATTATACCCTTGCGGTGTACATACCTTTGTCTTCATAGAATTCTTCCTCAACGTTTGTTTCAATCTGCTTCTGCCGTTTCCTCTCCTCCTTCATCTCTCGCTCATGCAGCTTTCGGGCAATGGCCTATTTGAATGCATAgaaacataaatgtaaatgtcatgaAAATGTCAGCTACAGCTTACACATACAAGACCGTAAAACCAACAAAAACTGGAACAgcatctttattttttctttaaaagatGATGATCTGCAAACCTGGGTTCCACCAGTGTCAAATTATCATTAGAGTCTCACTGTAACATTTTCCCCATACAATAGTATTTTCACAGCGTGTTAGTCGATCACACCAAATCAACCACCTAAACCCAGACTTTAGCCGTTGTTGGATCACAAGGAAACCAAAACAATACTTTTGTATTGGCACATTCAAGAACAAAGAACTTGCATCTCTGAATGATGACAATGAGGGAAGATAAATGCTTCATTTCCACTTAGTGGTACAGTCCAGTTCAGTGAAATGCAGTTCGGGTCACCCTGATCACGCTTGTGTTTTCACTGAAAACAAGCATACCCCATATACTTGGTGGGCTTGGCGTTTGCTAGAATGTTGTGATCGACATCATTCCTACTCAAAGATGATAGCCATGTGTCTTTTCCAAACTTAAACTCATTATTTCAAATGTGTACGTGCGACAAACACACTTAGAGAAAAAGCATCAACATTCCCGTTTTCCACACATTCAAATGAGACTTGCAATGGTCCAataaacaacaatggaggacatacaGCAGATCCTGTTCTTGGCATGTTGCTTGTTTGACCATAAGCTTGTTTGACGTTGTGTGTCACTATAGCATTATTATAGTGTCATGctttggctgtgtatttaaaatgctgcttgttgttttttttgtttccttGTCTTGTTGCATGCACTGCAGAAGTTTATCTGTAAACCAACAGCGTTCAGCTGTGAGTCTCTAGTTTCACTCATTTGGTACTGTACTGTTGTGCCAGATACTCTTAGGAAAAAGTGCTACAAAGTGCGGTTTACTATTTTAGTGACCGtggaaatggaaataaatgtgtatattaccATTCTGTATCAAACCATACTGcgcagtggaaatgggccaataGAGATGCtttaataatgacattatatttcattaataGAGCGGATCGAACAAGCCTTTTCTCATTAATAATTGCAGAGAAACGTTCAAAATCATATTATACTGATATttattttccagctgtggcgtcCCATCATCACTCTGAATATATACATCATATTTCACAGCGTAGCTTTTTAAACCAAAAGAACAAATGTgcagcaaaatatttaaaaatgtaaaaaattattatataattgcttcgtactgtttttatttttacattattcgGGTGATACAAAAACACAACGTTTTGGCACGATGCCTTTCTCAGTGTGTACATGTTCCACACTGAGGAAGGCACTGTGCCGAAACGTTTGTGTTTTTGTATCgcgcaaaaaatgtaaaaataaaaacagtacgaagcaattatttgatgagtgcgaatcatgacctttTTGAACAATAGTAATGACAAGATTAACGCACCAAAAACGTTTCTTTACAAAACCGCGAGCGTGCAGGGCAAACTTTATTACTCTAcgcataaaattattataaaaataactacattcaagcgtttctgtgtggagtttgcatgttctccctgcgttcgcgtgggtttcctccgggtgctccggtttcccccacagtccaaagacatgtggtacaggtgaaatgggtaggctaaattgtccttagtgtatgtgtgtgtgcaaatgagtgtgtatgggtttcccagtgatgggttgcggctggaagggcatccgctgcgtaaaacatatgctggataagtatgCTGTagcgacccccgattaataaagggactaagccaaaaagaaaatgaatgaatgaataactacatTCACTTTCTTTAAAATGAGTCCTATTTCTGTTTTCAGCCACCTGTGACACCAATAGATCAAGTTTTATTTGCATGAAAATCAACGTTCTAATAATTTTGATGAATAATGTTTGGTATTGTGAACTGAAGAGTTTTTtagcaaaaatattatttatgaaaatgataaaaaaaattatgttgtcgCAAATTAACTTCATATATAGAGTAAAGTGattaacatttgaagtgaatcaaaacctTTCAGCAAGTTGTACTAAAACTGTTAAACAACAAACTATTCTTGTCTTAATGTTTTATTCACTTCTAATGTTGACTTCTGCCAGTCTAAAAACTGGAATCTGTAAGatctttgtaatattttaaaaggcaattctgctcaccaaggctgaatTTATTTGATCAGTTACGGTAAAAATCTTTAATTGTGAAATAGTACTGCAGTTATGAATACGTTTTCTTATTAAACATAGTTACAAAATGTACTTTATTTCTGATTCAAAgaggaatttttatttttacaactccagtcttcagtgtcacatgagcCTTCAGAAATCCTTTTAATATCCTGATTTTGCAGTTCTATTATGATCCATTATTATTGCTCCAAAATCACAAATGATGGTTCTTACAATTATCAGTACTGAAATTATAGTGAAAACTGTGAAACACTTTACTTTTAGGATTCTTT encodes the following:
- the ccdc50a gene encoding coiled-coil domain-containing protein 50 isoform X1, with product MADFSIDQKNLPGVKEVCRDFALLEDHCLAHNLQEQEIESHLASNVYKSRLAQQDLQVAKRLQQEEDLRAKAESQRQHRRIERIDNEMALEIQDQLVRQAEQQRQQEEKDEAIARKLHEREMKEERKRQKQIETNVEEEFYEDKAFRFPSDLREPNPHSTSPGYRKEKHRDYNQMISPYNSPNPDRKRYPNSHSRYPEYEPVEFSRSKHPEITNKGREYYSPDRQPKTSEDHLKERNQPLDLDNTEPRRKKKQDQGDNFEPVVRRKEKPHRDYSADRDKVWDKERNKDRERERDGQRTKDRQREQNRTKSQDRLFSGDVRGRNMDRAMDQNINGHSSRDRQRERGRDGNRERHRSRERELDYSLSPSRGRSEDNLEWEDFKNRPKLPIGPSEVFEEPTFRGHSNDGQSPGYSSRERGRKVRGEYGMKEATHGLAQLELHDQEFRDLEVARKLQDEELKAVQIDKRAAQVAQDEELARRLMEEEKREYKKSKDKEKQVIERRRPELEYKPVQEEVVRPRTREEVRSREEEYQRARNHKPARPPPPTQHYENINPSYAYAESPYSPRPPSRPEAAYKGAYYRQ